The Fusobacterium pseudoperiodonticum DNA window TTGTTGCAACTTTATCAAGGTTTTTTACCTCTCCCCACGTAGAGATATATTCATTTTGTTTATCTACATTTATTGAAGGTTCTGTCAAAGTTAAGTAGTTATCATAAGTTCTTCCACCATAGTTATAAACAAAATTACGCTCATTTATTCCACTTAATCCTCCTGTCCCAAGTATAAAGTCAACTGCTGTAACAGTTGGTGTTGTTACTCCTATAGTTCCAACATTTCCAGGAGTTACTATATTTAGTGAGCTAATACTAGGAGGAGTTACTTCAATATCTATAGCAGGTGCTTTTGGGCTACTAGGTGTGCTTGGTTCTACAGAAATGCTTGGTACACTAGGTTCATTTACACTTACACTTACACTTGGTGGGACTGGTTTACTTGGTGTAGCTATTGTAATTCCTATACTTGGTACTGAAATTGCTCCTGGTGCACTAGGTGGATTTATAGACAATGCTTCTATTGTGACTTTCTTTATACTTGGTAAATTTATTTTAGGAGCTTCTATCGGTTTATTTGGCTCTGGTTTTACAACTGGTGCCTCTAAAGTTTGTACAACAGGAGCTGTGATATTCAATGCTAGTGCCTGTTTACTAACTTCCTTTGGAGAAATACGAGCAAGTATTTCAACTTCATTAGTAGGTTCTTTTAGATTTAATAAATCTACTAATCCCCAAGTTCTATTTCTATTTACTGATGAGTTTATTGCTGTGTTTCTTTCAATTACTACCCCAGCATTTGACGAACTACTTATATTTTTCCAAGAAGCTAATGAGTCATTTCCAGGAGTTAATGGAGTACTACTTACTTTTTGACTTGCAAGAGCATCCATAGCGTTTCTAACTTTCCAATCTCCTCTTACATATAGTCCATTAAAAAGATATTTTTTTGATTTATCCCCTCTACCTTTATATTCTCCATTTTGTTTTTCATGGAAATAGTTCACTCCAAATTGCCATGATGCCCAAGGAGATTTTACTACTTGAGTCCCTTGTTCCATCAATTGTACTAATTCTAAATTCAAATTTTTTATTTCTTTTTTATTATTTTCTCTCAACACATTCAACTTTGTTTGAACATCTCCAACAGAAGTTTTTAATTCTTCTCTTGTTGCTATTTGAGCAACTTGTGCTTTTGTATTAACTTCTTCAGAAAATGCACTTACCCCTAACATTAGAAAAAGAATTGCTAAACCTATAGAATATTTTACAGATTTATATCTTTTAGCTATAGAACGCAAATCCTTTTCAATCCTATGTAGATTGTTTTCCATTTTTTATTTTCCCCCTTTTGTGTTCAATGTTAAGATTTTTTATATTTCTTTCAATATTATATGACATTATTCTAATAATTTCAATAAAAAGATAATATTACATCTGTAATATTAAAATAAAAAAAGGACTGATTTAAATTGAACTGCACCCAAAATCTTGGACACAAGATTGGAGGTGCAGTTTTTTTATGAGTAAATTAACAAAAAAAGATAAAATTGAAATATATGAAAGAAGAAAAAATGGTGAAACTATTTCTTCTTTAGCTAAAGCTTTTAATACTCGTGAATCTAATATTAAATATTTAATTGCTTTAATTGAAAAACATGGATATGATATTCTAAGAAATGGTAAAAATAGAATTTATTCTAAAGAGTTTAAATTGCAAACAATTAATAGAATTTTAATTAATAATGAATCTATAAATTCTGTTGCTATTGATATTGGGTTAGCTTCTAATGGGATTTTACATAATTGGCTTTCAAAATTTAAAGAAAATGAGTATAATGTTGTAGAGAAGAAAAAAGGAAGGAAACCTAAATCTATGACTAAACTTAAGAGAAATAATAAAGTATTATCTGAAAAAGATAAAATTAAACTATTAGAAGATGAAATAATTTACTTAAAAGCTGAGAATGAATACTTAAAAAAATTGAGAGCTCTAGTTCAAGAAAGGGAGCTAAAAGAGAAGAAAAAGTAAGAGTAATAGCCGAACTTAGAGCTAAATATCCTTTCAAAATGCTATTAAAGATTGCTGGAATATCAAGATCAGTATATTATTACTATATTGATAAAAAAGATATTGATGAGAAGAATAAAGATATTATTGAAAAAATCAAAGAAATTTACTATGTGAACAAAGGAAGATATGGTTATCGCAGAGTAACATTGGAGTTAAAAAATCAAGGTTTAAATATTAATCATAAAAAAGTACAAAGACTTATGAAGAAATTTAATTTACAAAGTATTGTCCGTAAAAAAAGGAAATATTCTTCATACAAAGGTCAAATAGGAAAGATAGCTGATAACCATATTAAAAGAAATTTTGAAGCAACAGCTCCAAATCAAAAATGGTTTACAGATGTAACAGAATTTAATTTAAGAGGAGAAAAGTTATACTTATCTCCAATATTAGATGCTTATGGAAGATATATAGTTTCATATGATATTTCGCACAGTGCTAACTTGGAGCAGATAAATCATATGTTAAATTTAGCATTTAAAGAAAATGAAAATTATGAAAATTTGATATTTCATAGTGACCAAGGATGGCAATATCAGCACTATTCATATCAAAAAAAATTGAAAGAGAAGAAGATAACTCAAAGTATGTCAAGAAAAGGAAATAGTTTAGATAATGGATTAATGGAATGTTTCTTTGGGTTGTTAAAATCAGAAATGTTTTATGACCAAGAAGAAAAGTACAAGACATTAGAAGAATTGAAGGAAGCAATAGAAGATTATATATATTATTACAATAACAAAAGAATAAAGGAAAAATTAAAAGGATTAACTCCTGCTTCTTACAGAAGTCAATCCTTATTAGTAAGTTAAATTAATTTGTCCAACTTTTTGGGGTCAGTACAAATCAATCCTTTTCATTTTTTATCTTCTATTAGTTCTCATCCAAGGTGGAATATCCATTATATCATCTGGTTCTTCTCTTTTTCTTTCAGATTCTCTTATAGGCTCAGCAGTAGTTTTTACTGTTTCCACTTTAATGAATGTTTCTTTATTAGTTTCCATTTCATCTTTGAAATTATTTGCCATAATTGTAATTTCAATTTTATCTGAGAATTCAGGTACTATTGTAATTCCAAATAATACATCTTCTACTTTCTTTCCAGTAGCTTGTCTTATTACTTCAGTAACTGTTTGTGATTCATTTAATCCAACGTCTTCAGAAGTTCTTAAGTTGATAAGTATCTTATCTGCTCCTTGAATAGATTTTTCTAGTAATGGAGATTCTAATGCTTTTTCAGCAGCTTTTATAGCTCTGTTTTCTCCTTCACCTTCTCCATATCCTAAAACAGCAACTCCTGAATTTTTTAATACTGATTTAATATCAGCGAAGTCAAGGTTTATAAATCCTTGTCCTAAAACTAGATCCACAACAGCTTTTATACCGATTCTTAAGATATTGTTTGCTTCTTTAAAAGCATTAAGCATAGTTATGTTTTTATCTGGTAAATCAAAAAGTTTATCATTTGGTATGATAACTAAACTGTCTACGTTTTGTCTTAAAAGTTCAATTCCATTTTCTGAATTTCTTCTTCTTTTTTCACCTTCAAAATTGAAAGGTCTTGTTACAACTGCAACTGTAAGAACATCTAATTCTTTTGCCGCTTTTGCAATAACTGGAGCTGCTCCTGTACCAGTACCTCCACCCATTCCAGCAGTGATGAACAGCATATCTGTTCCTTTTAAAAGTTCTTGAATTTTTTCTATATCTTCTTCTGCAGCAAGTCTTCCTATTTCAGGTTCAGCACCTGCTCCTTGCCCTTTTGTTAATTTTTCACCAATTTGTAATTTTCTATGTGCTAGTGATTTTTCTAAATCTTGCTTATCTGTGTTAGCAGCTATATATTCTACTCCTGTTACTCCTGAATAAAGCATGTCGTTGATGGCATTTCCTCCTCCACCTCCAACACCTATTACCTTTATTTTAACAAGATCTTTTATTTCGTCTGACATAAATATCCTCCTTACTTTCGACTAAAAAAGTTCTTTTAGCCATCTAAAGAAATTAAATTTTTCCTTTTCTTTAACTTTGTCTTCTTCTATAGATTCTAAAAATACATCCACTTCTTCTCTTACACTATTATCTCTTACTACATCTCTTCTTGTTACTTGTATACTTTCTTCTTTAGTTCTTTCTGTGCTTTTCTTATACTCTCTTTCCATATCTTCTAAGAATATACCAACCACAGCTGCATCACTATAGAAACTATTTTTTATACCTTTTAAAGGTATTGGTAACATCTTTCTGACTAGATATCCTGACCGATTTGAAACTTGTTCAGCCACTCCATCTATATCAACTGCTCCTCCTGTTAGAACTATACCCCTAGCTAAGAGTCCATTGAAACCAGATTCATCAATTGTTGCATTTATAAATTCTATAATATCATCTGTTCTAGCTGCTATTATATCTTTTATACTTTTTAAAGGTATCTTTTTTGTCCCATACTTGATTGTTTCATCTGATTCAAATTCTTTATTTTTTAGTTTTAATAATATTTCTTCTGCACCTTCTCTAGGTACTTTTAATATTATTGATAAATCAGAAACATAGTGTAATTCTCCTAGTGATTTTGTCTTAGCATAGAGAACTTTACCATTTTTCATAATTATAACGTTTGTCGATCCATAACCAATATCTACATGAGCTACTCCCATTTTTCTTGTTTCTTCATCTAAAGTTCCTTTAGCTGAAGCATATGAGTCTAAATATATCTTATCTATATCCACCCCAAGACTATACAGGACTTCTCTGAATTTTTTTACATAAGCTTCTTCTACATATACAAAGTGTACATCTGCTTGTAATTCTTTACCAACCATACCTATAGGTTGCTTTATTATATTTGGTCCATCAACCTTTTTATTATACACTTCTTTGTAGAGTATCTTAAACTTATCTTCATTTTCTCCAAAAATTTGTCTTTTAGCTTTTCTTAACAACTTATCCATATCAGATTCTTCAATTTCTTTTTCAGGAAATGAAATTTTGACATTTACTGTTGTTGAGCCTACTCCAGGTCCACCTAAAGCTAGTGAAAGTTTTGTTATTGGAGACTCAACACTTTCTGCTTTACTTATTGCAGTTCTAATAGCTTCACTTAAGGCATTTATATCATAAATTTCTGATTTTCTCAAGCCTGCATGTTTAACTTTAACATAGTCAGTAATAGCTATTTTTGTAAAATCTGAACTCATTTCTCCAATAAGTAACTTTATAGTATTATTACCGATGTCCAGAGCCACTTTTCTTATTATATCATCTCTCATTTATTATCACCTAAATATTTTATTATATAGTCATTAAATCTTAAATCTATGTAGTCTATTTTTCTTTCTTTCGACATATTAAAATAAAGTTGTTGTGCTATCAAATATCTTTTGTTCTGTTTTTCTTTATTAACTTCATCATTTTCTTCTATTCTATTAGTTTTTATTTTAACTCCATCAGTCAATATTATAACAAACTCTTTATCGTTTATCTTATATATTTGAGAAATGTTTTTAAATATTGCTAAATCTGAAAGTTCATTTAAAAATTCTGTTATTTCTTTGATTTCGTCTTCGCTATTTGCCACAATAAATGGTACTTCTTCTACATCTTTTTCATTTAAGTAAGCAAATATCTCTCCAGCTTTATCCACTAAATAAATATTTTTCCCTATAACTGCATAGTAAGATAAGTCTTTCTCTTTGACATCAATACTAATTTCTCCTAAGGATTTCTTCGTGATTGTTACATCTTCAACCCTTACATCTTTTTCTAAAAATTCTTTTATTTCATTGCTATCTATATAAATAATATTCTTATTATATAATTTTTCACTCAATTTTGTCAATTCTGGTTGTAACATCTTTGCACTCTCTTGAATATCTACTTTATTTATATTAAAGTAGTCCAATCTAAAGAAGTTTTGAGGCAACATATATACTAAATACATTATTATATTCAATATCAACAATCTTACTTTCATTAAGTTCCCCTAATTATTTCAAAAATGTTTCAACTGTCAATCTAACAACATCATCAAAAGTATATCCTTGAAGAGTTGCTAAATCAGGAATTAAACTTGTTTTTGTCATTCCTGGTGAAGAGTTTACTTCTAAGAAGTAAAGTTTTCCTTCACTTAGTATAAAATCACTTCTTGAAATTCCTTTCATTTTAAATTCTTTATGAATTCTTTCAGCTATTTTCATAGCTTCCTTATATGATTTATCTTCTATTTTTGCTGGGAATTCATGAATTGAACCACCTTTTGCATATTTTGAATCGTAGTCATATAGAACATCTGCTTGAGGGATTATTTTTAATACTCCTAAAGCCTTTCCATTCAAAACCCCAACTGTTAATTCTTCTCCAACAATATAGTCTTCAATTATAGGTTTTCTAAGTTTTTTAAGAGCTTCCCCTGCCTCTTCTTTATTGTTACATAAAAATAGTCCTTTACTTGAACCTTCATCAACAGGCTTTATTATTACTGGAAATCTTTCTATAGAATCTAAATCTCTATATGATTTTGGTACTCTTATTCCAATATTTTCTGCTATTTGCTTAGTTTTATTTTTATCCATAGTTAAAGCACTTGCAAGTACCCCTGAACCTGTATATTTCTTTCCTAAAATATCTAATACTGCTTGTATCTTACCATTTTCTCCGTTCCCACCATGTAGAACTAAGTATGCTAAGTCATAATCATTTTCAAGAAAAGCTGTTACTTGATTATTCTCATCTAGTACAACTCCATATGCATCATAACCTTGTCTTTGTAAACTTTCTAAAACTGCTTCTCCACTTCTTAGAGATATTTCTTTTTCTGATGAAGTTCCCCCCATAAAAACTGCTATTTTCATTTCTTCTTTCGCCTCTTATTTAACAATTATTATTTCTTCTTCTAATTTTACCCCAAATTTTTCAAATACTGATTCTTTAACCAAAGTTAAAATATTTGTAATATCTTCAAATGTAGCTCCACCTAAATTTAATACAAAGTTAGGGTGTTTTTCTGCTATTTGAGCATTACCTATTATAGTTCCCTTTAGACCACATTCTGAAATTAATCTTGCTGCGAAATCTCCTTCAGGGTTTTTAAATGTACTTCCTAAACTTGGTTTGTCTAAAGGATGTTTACTTTCTCTTAATTCTTTTATTTCTTTTACTCTAGCTTGATCAAAACCATCATCAAATTTAAAAGTTGCACTTAAAACTAACCAATTTTTATCTTGAATTTCTGTTTTTCTATATGCTACTTTTAAATCTTCTTTTTTTATTTCTCTTATTTGATGATTTTCATCAAACACTTCTATTGATACTATTTTATCAAATATTTCTGTTCCAAAAGCTCCACCATTCATATATACAAGTCCTCCAATAGAACCTGGTATCCCAAATAGGCTTTCAATTCCAGAATAATTTTTATCTCTCATAAAATCTGTTAAGTCTTTTAGGTTTGCACCTGTTTCAACTCTAACTAGATTAGATCCTAAATCTTCTATTTTATTTAATTTTTTTGTACAAACAAAAGTCTTATCCATAAAGTCATCAGTGAATAAAACATTAGTTCCATTTCCTAAAATAAAGATATTAGTATTTTCTTCATTCTTATATACATCTATTATTTCTTCTTTTGATTCAAGTATGATAAGTCTTTTAGCTTTTCCTCCGACTCTCATATTTGAATAATTTTTCATCTCTTGATTATCAAAAATTTTCATCTGACATTCCTTCCAATTCTTCAGCAATTTCATGAGCTAAAGTTGATATATCTCCAGCTCCCATAAAAATATATGTTGAGTCCTTTTTAACTCTAGTTACATATCTTTTTATATCTTTCCATTCAGTCATAAGTTCCACATTACCATGATTTATATGTTCTTTTAAAATTTCACTTGAAACATTAAATTCATTCTTTTCTCCAGCTGCATATATAGGTAAAAGTATTACCTTATCTACATCTACAAAAGCATCTTTAAACTCATCTAATAAGAAGTGTACTCTACTGTATCTGTGAGGTTGGAATATTGCAACCAATCTTGAATTATCCACACTTTTTATGGCTTTTAAAGTTGCCTTTATTTCAGTTGGATGGTGAGCATAGTCATCAATTATTCTAACTCTCTTAGTTTTACTACCATAACCATTTTCTAATTCTTGATCATATAGTACATCATATCTTCTTTTTGAACCTTTAAATTGATTTAAAGCTTCTTGAATTTCATCTTTATTAAGTCCAAATTTTAATGCTAAATAGATTACAGGTAAAGAGTTTTGTATATTGTGTTCACCAGGAATGTTTAGAGAAAATTCTCCTTTTAACTCTTTATTTACATAGACTTCAAAAACAGTTTTTCTATCTACTATTCTAATATTCTTAGCATATATATCTGCATTTTCATTCTTTATTGAATATGTTGTTACAGATTTCCCTTCAGGTAATTTTGAAATTGCATCCATCAAATTTATAGAGTCCATACATATTATAGATTCTTTTTGTGTATGTAAGATGAATTCTATAAAAGATTTTTTAATATTATCTAAATTTCCATGCACATCTAAATGATCAGCATCTATATTAGTAATTACTGAGTATTCAGGATTCATAAATAAAAATGAGTTATCACTTTCATCTGCCTCAGCTATAAAATATTCACTTTTTCCAGGTCTAGCATTAGATTTTATTTCTGGTAAAATTCCCCCTACAACTATTGTAGGATCTTTTTTTAACATAACTGCTGAAAGCATAGAAGAAGTTGTAGTCTTTCCATGAGTCCCTGCTATAGCTATACCAGTTTCTCTATTTAGAAGTTTAGCTAGCAATTCTCCTCTTTTTAAAATTTGTATACCATTTTCTTTAGCATAGGCATATTCAGGGTTAGTTTCCTTTATAGCTGTTGAAGCTATAACATAGTCAGCTCCCTTTACATTTTCTTCATCATGCTCATTGTAAACAGTTATTCCCATTGATAGAAGTTCTTCTGTTACATAGTTAGAACAGATATCTGCTCCTTTTACGTCATAACCTTTACATTTCATTATTTTGGCAAGGCCACTCATACCTATACCATTTATTCCAATAAAATAAATTTTTTCCATTGCCTTAATTCCTCCAAATATCGAGATATGCTATAATCTCTTCTGCTGCATTAGGCTTTCTCAATGGTTTCAACCTAATTCTCATCTTTTTTAATTTTTCATCATTTCTTATAACTTCAAGAGCTTTTTTTATTGCTTCATCTAGCTCATCTTTTGTATAGACATAAGCTGCATTGTAGTCCTTAAGAACTTTTGCATTTTCATATTGCCCAACCTTTATTGAACCATAAGGAATTATGATTGAAGGTTTTTCAAGTTCTATAAGTTCAGATATTGTCAATGCTCCTGCTCTACATACAACCAAATCAGCTGCAGCCATAATATTTAACATATCATTAAAATAAGGTTCTATTCTATCATTTTCTTTCTTTGTTTTCAAAACCTTTTTTAATTCAGTAAAATTATTTCCTGTAGCCCAGTAAACTCTAAGATTTTTTTCAGCACAGATTTTTTCCCAATACTTCATAATAGCATTATTGATATCTTGTGCTCCTAAGCTTCCACCTGTAATCAATAAAACTTTTTCATTAGGCCCTACACCTAATTTTTGTCTTTCAGTGGCATATCTCAAATCTTCTATTCCTATTCTTAATGGATTTCCTGTTACTTTAAATCTATCTTGAGACTTAATAGGAATATCGTCATAAGTCTTATCAAAGGCAAGGAAAGTCATCTTTGCCATTTTATAAAATAATCTATTTGCTGAACCTATGTTTACATTTTGTTCTTGCAAATATATTTTTTTTCTAAGTAAAATTGCAGCAATAATTGTAGGTACTGATATGTAATTTCCAAAACCTATAATAGCATCTGGCTTTTCTTCTTTTATAATCTTATATGCTCCTCTTATAGCTTTTAAATATTTTCTTATATTTTTAAACCCTTTAGGAACTGATATATCAAGACCTATAAATCTATGCCCACTTTCTGGAACTATCTCATGTTCCATACGTTCTGTGCTTCCAACAAATACTGCTTCCACACCTTTTAATTTTAATCTATCTGCAACAGCTAAAGCAGGATATATATGTCCTCCTGTTCCACCTGTTGTAAGAATTACTTTTCTCATTTTGTACACCTACCCAAAAATTTTTAAAACTAACTCTTTAAAAACTTTCCCTCTATGTTCAAAAGAATTAAATTGATCATAACTTGATGTTGCTGGAGAAAGTAAGATCACTTCATCAGAATCTTTTGTAAATCTCTTTTTCATATCTAAAAGAGAATTTTCTATAGTTTCTAATTTATGAATTTTGCTAGCTTCATAGCCTACTTTCTTCAGTTCAGTTTCAATCTTATCTGCTATTACCCCTATTAAATATACTTCTTTTATATTTTCTTTAATCATTTCTGCTAATGGTGCTAGATCTACTCCCTTATCATAACCACCACAAATTAAGATACTATCTTTATTTGCTTGAATAGCAAATTTTGTAGAATCTACATTTGTTGCCTTTGAGTCATTTATGAATTTTACATCTCCATAGTTAAAGAACAATTCTGTTCTATGTTCTAAAGGAGTCGCTACCATTAAAAACTCTTTTAATTTTTCTCTATCTATATTTAAAATTTCAGCAGTGGCAACCATAAATAAAGTATTTTCTAAATTATGTATACCCTTTAGACTCAATTTATCTGCTTCAATTATAAAATCTTTTCCTACATAAATTTTATTGTCTTCAACATAAATATTTGCTTCTTTAGATTTTGATACAGAAATTCTTTTAGCCTTTATTTGTTTAGCTCTTTTTTCGATTTCTACATCATCAATATTTTCTATAAAATATTGATTTTCATCTTGATTTTTTGCTATATTAAATTTTGTATCATAGTATTCATCAAAACTCTTATATCTTTCTATATGGTCTGGTCCCATGTTGATTATCATAGAGATATATGGTCTAAAATTTTCAACATTTTCTAATTGGAATGAACTAAGCTCTAAAGAAACAAAATCTAAATCTTTTTCATGTAATAGAGCTTCAGACAATGATCTTCCAATATTTCCAGCATAGCAAGCTTTATATCCTGCATAATTTAATAGATCTGATATTTTCGCTGTAGTTGTACTTTTTCCATTAGTACCAGTAATTGCAATAATTTTTGTTTTTAAATTCTTTTCTATCATATAG harbors:
- a CDS encoding IS3 family transposase (programmed frameshift) yields the protein MSKLTKKDKIEIYERRKNGETISSLAKAFNTRESNIKYLIALIEKHGYDILRNGKNRIYSKEFKLQTINRILINNESINSVAIDIGLASNGILHNWLSKFKENEYNVVEKKKGRKPKSMTKLKRNNKVLSEKDKIKLLEDEIIYLKAENEYLKKLRALVQERELKEKKKLRVIAELRAKYPFKMLLKIAGISRSVYYYYIDKKDIDEKNKDIIEKIKEIYYVNKGRYGYRRVTLELKNQGLNINHKKVQRLMKKFNLQSIVRKKRKYSSYKGQIGKIADNHIKRNFEATAPNQKWFTDVTEFNLRGEKLYLSPILDAYGRYIVSYDISHSANLEQINHMLNLAFKENENYENLIFHSDQGWQYQHYSYQKKLKEKKITQSMSRKGNSLDNGLMECFFGLLKSEMFYDQEEKYKTLEELKEAIEDYIYYYNNKRIKEKLKGLTPASYRSQSLLVS
- the ftsZ gene encoding cell division protein FtsZ, which gives rise to MSDEIKDLVKIKVIGVGGGGGNAINDMLYSGVTGVEYIAANTDKQDLEKSLAHRKLQIGEKLTKGQGAGAEPEIGRLAAEEDIEKIQELLKGTDMLFITAGMGGGTGTGAAPVIAKAAKELDVLTVAVVTRPFNFEGEKRRRNSENGIELLRQNVDSLVIIPNDKLFDLPDKNITMLNAFKEANNILRIGIKAVVDLVLGQGFINLDFADIKSVLKNSGVAVLGYGEGEGENRAIKAAEKALESPLLEKSIQGADKILINLRTSEDVGLNESQTVTEVIRQATGKKVEDVLFGITIVPEFSDKIEITIMANNFKDEMETNKETFIKVETVKTTAEPIRESERKREEPDDIMDIPPWMRTNRR
- the ftsA gene encoding cell division protein FtsA — protein: MRDDIIRKVALDIGNNTIKLLIGEMSSDFTKIAITDYVKVKHAGLRKSEIYDINALSEAIRTAISKAESVESPITKLSLALGGPGVGSTTVNVKISFPEKEIEESDMDKLLRKAKRQIFGENEDKFKILYKEVYNKKVDGPNIIKQPIGMVGKELQADVHFVYVEEAYVKKFREVLYSLGVDIDKIYLDSYASAKGTLDEETRKMGVAHVDIGYGSTNVIIMKNGKVLYAKTKSLGELHYVSDLSIILKVPREGAEEILLKLKNKEFESDETIKYGTKKIPLKSIKDIIAARTDDIIEFINATIDESGFNGLLARGIVLTGGAVDIDGVAEQVSNRSGYLVRKMLPIPLKGIKNSFYSDAAVVGIFLEDMEREYKKSTERTKEESIQVTRRDVVRDNSVREEVDVFLESIEEDKVKEKEKFNFFRWLKELF
- a CDS encoding cell division protein FtsQ/DivIB; this translates as MKVRLLILNIIMYLVYMLPQNFFRLDYFNINKVDIQESAKMLQPELTKLSEKLYNKNIIYIDSNEIKEFLEKDVRVEDVTITKKSLGEISIDVKEKDLSYYAVIGKNIYLVDKAGEIFAYLNEKDVEEVPFIVANSEDEIKEITEFLNELSDLAIFKNISQIYKINDKEFVIILTDGVKIKTNRIEENDEVNKEKQNKRYLIAQQLYFNMSKERKIDYIDLRFNDYIIKYLGDNK
- a CDS encoding D-alanine--D-alanine ligase yields the protein MKIAVFMGGTSSEKEISLRSGEAVLESLQRQGYDAYGVVLDENNQVTAFLENDYDLAYLVLHGGNGENGKIQAVLDILGKKYTGSGVLASALTMDKNKTKQIAENIGIRVPKSYRDLDSIERFPVIIKPVDEGSSKGLFLCNNKEEAGEALKKLRKPIIEDYIVGEELTVGVLNGKALGVLKIIPQADVLYDYDSKYAKGGSIHEFPAKIEDKSYKEAMKIAERIHKEFKMKGISRSDFILSEGKLYFLEVNSSPGMTKTSLIPDLATLQGYTFDDVVRLTVETFLK
- the murB gene encoding UDP-N-acetylmuramate dehydrogenase, which encodes MKIFDNQEMKNYSNMRVGGKAKRLIILESKEEIIDVYKNEENTNIFILGNGTNVLFTDDFMDKTFVCTKKLNKIEDLGSNLVRVETGANLKDLTDFMRDKNYSGIESLFGIPGSIGGLVYMNGGAFGTEIFDKIVSIEVFDENHQIREIKKEDLKVAYRKTEIQDKNWLVLSATFKFDDGFDQARVKEIKELRESKHPLDKPSLGSTFKNPEGDFAARLISECGLKGTIIGNAQIAEKHPNFVLNLGGATFEDITNILTLVKESVFEKFGVKLEEEIIIVK
- the murC gene encoding UDP-N-acetylmuramate--L-alanine ligase produces the protein MEKIYFIGINGIGMSGLAKIMKCKGYDVKGADICSNYVTEELLSMGITVYNEHDEENVKGADYVIASTAIKETNPEYAYAKENGIQILKRGELLAKLLNRETGIAIAGTHGKTTTSSMLSAVMLKKDPTIVVGGILPEIKSNARPGKSEYFIAEADESDNSFLFMNPEYSVITNIDADHLDVHGNLDNIKKSFIEFILHTQKESIICMDSINLMDAISKLPEGKSVTTYSIKNENADIYAKNIRIVDRKTVFEVYVNKELKGEFSLNIPGEHNIQNSLPVIYLALKFGLNKDEIQEALNQFKGSKRRYDVLYDQELENGYGSKTKRVRIIDDYAHHPTEIKATLKAIKSVDNSRLVAIFQPHRYSRVHFLLDEFKDAFVDVDKVILLPIYAAGEKNEFNVSSEILKEHINHGNVELMTEWKDIKRYVTRVKKDSTYIFMGAGDISTLAHEIAEELEGMSDENF
- the murG gene encoding undecaprenyldiphospho-muramoylpentapeptide beta-N-acetylglucosaminyltransferase; protein product: MRKVILTTGGTGGHIYPALAVADRLKLKGVEAVFVGSTERMEHEIVPESGHRFIGLDISVPKGFKNIRKYLKAIRGAYKIIKEEKPDAIIGFGNYISVPTIIAAILLRKKIYLQEQNVNIGSANRLFYKMAKMTFLAFDKTYDDIPIKSQDRFKVTGNPLRIGIEDLRYATERQKLGVGPNEKVLLITGGSLGAQDINNAIMKYWEKICAEKNLRVYWATGNNFTELKKVLKTKKENDRIEPYFNDMLNIMAAADLVVCRAGALTISELIELEKPSIIIPYGSIKVGQYENAKVLKDYNAAYVYTKDELDEAIKKALEVIRNDEKLKKMRIRLKPLRKPNAAEEIIAYLDIWRN
- the murD gene encoding UDP-N-acetylmuramoyl-L-alanine--D-glutamate ligase; translation: MKKVMIYGMGISGTGAKALLETEGYEVILVDDKKAMTSEEAMQHLDNIEFFIKSPGIPYNDFVKEVQKRGIKVLDEIEVAYNYMIEKNLKTKIIAITGTNGKSTTTAKISDLLNYAGYKACYAGNIGRSLSEALLHEKDLDFVSLELSSFQLENVENFRPYISMIINMGPDHIERYKSFDEYYDTKFNIAKNQDENQYFIENIDDVEIEKRAKQIKAKRISVSKSKEANIYVEDNKIYVGKDFIIEADKLSLKGIHNLENTLFMVATAEILNIDREKLKEFLMVATPLEHRTELFFNYGDVKFINDSKATNVDSTKFAIQANKDSILICGGYDKGVDLAPLAEMIKENIKEVYLIGVIADKIETELKKVGYEASKIHKLETIENSLLDMKKRFTKDSDEVILLSPATSSYDQFNSFEHRGKVFKELVLKIFG